The Primulina eburnea isolate SZY01 chromosome 8, ASM2296580v1, whole genome shotgun sequence genome contains a region encoding:
- the LOC140839078 gene encoding uncharacterized protein, which yields MGHKAGDFPKLNPPTTGRAYVMHAEQAKPDTTLITTGIASYALLDSGAKHSSISESFVKLGILPADVESGFKVTLPSGEHMVSSSMIKNEELKLQKTIIGADLILLPMPEFDIILDMDWLTLNGATIDFRWRTISIRPPNGK from the exons ATGGGACACAAGGCTGGGGATTTCCCGAAGCTCAATCCACCCACGACTGGAAGGGCATATGTGATGCATGCTGAGCAAGCGAAGCCAGACACTACACTTATTACAA CCGGAATAGCTAGTTACGCTTTATTAGACTCAGGAGCTAAACATTCTTCCATATCTGAATCCTTCGTGAAATTGGGAATCTTACCAGCAGATGTGGAGTCAGGATTCAAAGTTACATTACCTTCTGGGGAGCATATGGTCTCTAGTAGCATGATTAAGAACGAGgaactaaaattacaaaagacTATTATTGGAGCGGACCTTATTTTGCTACCGATGCCCGAGTTTGACATTATTTTGGATATGGATTGGCTCACACTGAATGGGGCTACTATTGACTTTCGTTGGAGGACAATATCTATTAGACCACCCAATGGGAAATAA